A window of Mucilaginibacter robiniae genomic DNA:
TAACCGGCGGATAATTGTACCAGGATACTCTAAGCAGCACACTATTCAACCCGATTTTAAATTAACTTACCGGTTGGCTTACCTGCTGTTCACGTGGTTAGTAGTAGGTTATATTTTAACGCAGTATGCGCAGTTGTTACAAGGTGTTGTACCTGTAGGCAACACTTACAGAGAATATTGGATATGCGGCGGGCAAATTGTATTTCAGGGTTTAATAGCTGCATGGTATCAGCCTGATCAAAAATGGAATTATTTAGGCAACATGATGACTATTTCATTAATGGGCGCTTTGTTACTGCTACCTGCTTTTATAGTAAATCATCTGTTTAACATGTCTGCACTGCTTAATACAGGCTATTTTTTGATGGTAGCTGGCTTAATGTTGCTTGAACATGTACGCCGCACAAAGCTCTTGAACTTAGGCTGGTTACTTACCACAAGTTGGTTTGTCTATCGTGTATTGATTTTGGTAATCATCTTAAAATTCTAACAATATGAAAAAGTATCATAAAATAATTTTAGCAGGCGGCAATGGTTATTTAGGTACGGTGCT
This region includes:
- a CDS encoding DCC1-like thiol-disulfide oxidoreductase family protein; this encodes MKALKNHVILYDAECPMCNLYTKTFVNTGMLDHDGRTSYQDVPQSICPLVDMKRAVNEIALVNTNTGEVSYGVNSLFKVIAYSFPAFKWLFSLQPFVWLASKMYAFISYNRRIIVPGYSKQHTIQPDFKLTYRLAYLLFTWLVVGYILTQYAQLLQGVVPVGNTYREYWICGGQIVFQGLIAAWYQPDQKWNYLGNMMTISLMGALLLLPAFIVNHLFNMSALLNTGYFLMVAGLMLLEHVRRTKLLNLGWLLTTSWFVYRVLILVIILKF